One Georgenia wutianyii DNA segment encodes these proteins:
- a CDS encoding NAD(P)/FAD-dependent oxidoreductase, which produces MDEQPDTRDVVVIGGGPAGLSAALVLGRARRTVTVVDGGHPRNACSPSLHGFLTRDGATPAEFLAAARRDVAGYGTELVEDEVVAVAGGPDDFRVTLAGGRVLRARRLVAATGVRDELPDVPGLSERWGRDVLHCPYCHGHEVRDRTLAVVADDAEGAVHQALLLGQWSGDVVLLLHGIAEEELDDDGRALLAGAGVSVVAGPVGSLVVADDEVRGVRLEDGRQVACEAVFVAPRFRLNLGPLAALGPRTVAGDMGSRLETDDQGRTSVPGLWAAGNLADLSAQVLGAAELGSRTAIGINGELVLADARERAAARFAPAGGPRRPAME; this is translated from the coding sequence ATGGACGAGCAGCCCGACACCCGCGACGTCGTCGTCATCGGAGGGGGCCCGGCCGGACTCTCGGCCGCCCTGGTGCTGGGCCGGGCGCGCCGCACGGTCACCGTGGTGGACGGCGGCCACCCGCGCAACGCCTGCTCCCCGAGCCTGCACGGCTTCCTCACCCGCGACGGCGCCACCCCCGCCGAGTTCCTCGCCGCTGCCCGCCGGGACGTGGCCGGCTACGGGACCGAGCTGGTCGAGGACGAGGTCGTCGCCGTCGCCGGTGGCCCGGACGACTTCCGCGTGACGCTCGCGGGTGGTCGGGTGCTGCGTGCCCGGCGCCTCGTCGCCGCGACCGGGGTGCGCGACGAGCTGCCGGACGTCCCCGGCCTGTCCGAGCGCTGGGGCCGCGACGTCCTCCACTGCCCCTACTGCCACGGCCACGAGGTGCGCGACCGGACCCTCGCCGTCGTCGCCGACGACGCCGAGGGCGCCGTCCACCAGGCCCTGCTCCTCGGGCAGTGGTCCGGCGACGTCGTCCTCCTCCTCCACGGGATCGCCGAGGAGGAGCTCGACGACGACGGGCGTGCGCTGCTCGCCGGGGCGGGGGTCAGCGTCGTCGCCGGACCGGTGGGCTCGCTCGTCGTCGCGGACGACGAGGTCCGGGGCGTGCGTCTGGAGGACGGACGGCAGGTCGCGTGCGAGGCCGTCTTCGTCGCCCCCCGCTTCCGCCTCAACCTCGGGCCGCTCGCCGCGCTCGGCCCGCGGACCGTGGCCGGGGACATGGGCTCGCGCCTCGAGACCGACGACCAGGGCCGCACGAGCGTCCCTGGCCTGTGGGCGGCGGGCAACCTCGCCGACCTCTCCGCCCAGGTGCTCGGGGCGGCCGAGCTCGGCTCGCGGACGGCCATCGGGATCAACGGCGAGCTCGTGCTCGCCGACGCTCGGGAGCGGGCCGCCGCCCGGTTCGCGCCGGCTGGCGGGCCACGGCGCCCTGCGATGGAATAG
- a CDS encoding LLM class flavin-dependent oxidoreductase has protein sequence MDYGHPLQLGVFLTPTAEAPHAAVDLAVRAEELGLDLVTIQDHPYQPRFHETWTLLSWIAGRTERIGLAPSVLNVPMRPPAVVARAAASLDLLSGGRLTLGLGAGVFWDAMEAMGVPRLTPGQSVAALEEAIEVVRGTWDAATPTPLSYRGEHHRLTGAQRGPAPAHTVPVWVGAARRRMLDLVGRLADGWVVPGGNAGVPGLRDGNAMIDVAAASAGRDPREVRRVLNVTGRFAPDAAGFLDGPPERWVADLLPLVLDDGVGTVVLASDDPATLERFARDVAPALREAVADARARRGTPPAPTRGAAALAARRPRIAYDDLPAALADTAVEPGDAQYAAVRSTYLRGGSPGLVLRPGTPEEVAEALAFARAQDVPLSLRSAGHGISGRSTNDGGIVLDVSRLNTIEVLDDATRLVRVGPGARWGEVAAALAPRGWAISSGDYGGVGVGGLATTGGIGFLGRAHGLTIDHVRAVELVLADGTHVRTSAEEHPDLFWAVRGAGFNFGVATAFEMQAAEVGDVGVAQLVYDASDTADLLTRWGAAVEAAPRELTSFLMMGAPRGGQLLAQTTTVVDSADPATIIAMLQPFAQVGPLVSQSVQVVPYSALVATPDTHPTSEGEPVSRTGLAEHLTPQLAADAERLVRSGSTFFFQIRSMGGAGSDVPPEATAFAHRSANFSLTAFGGGRQRLDGAWDAMAHHFSGSYPSFSSDPRPERLTEAYPPATLARLRELKRRYDPANVFRDNTNIAP, from the coding sequence ATGGACTACGGACACCCGCTCCAGCTCGGCGTCTTCCTCACCCCCACCGCCGAGGCGCCCCACGCCGCCGTCGACCTCGCCGTGCGCGCCGAGGAGCTCGGCCTCGACCTCGTGACGATCCAGGACCACCCCTACCAGCCGCGCTTCCACGAGACGTGGACGCTGCTCTCCTGGATCGCCGGACGTACCGAGCGCATCGGCCTCGCGCCGAGCGTGCTCAACGTCCCGATGCGCCCGCCGGCCGTCGTCGCCCGCGCCGCCGCCAGCCTCGACCTGCTCAGCGGCGGGCGGCTCACCCTCGGCCTGGGCGCCGGCGTCTTCTGGGACGCGATGGAGGCCATGGGGGTGCCCCGGCTGACGCCCGGGCAGTCCGTCGCGGCACTGGAGGAGGCGATCGAGGTCGTCCGCGGCACGTGGGACGCCGCCACGCCCACCCCGCTCAGCTACCGCGGCGAGCACCACCGGCTCACCGGGGCGCAGCGCGGCCCGGCACCCGCGCACACCGTGCCGGTGTGGGTCGGCGCCGCCCGACGGCGGATGCTCGACCTCGTCGGGCGCCTCGCCGACGGCTGGGTCGTCCCCGGCGGGAACGCGGGCGTGCCCGGCCTGCGCGACGGGAACGCGATGATCGACGTCGCCGCGGCCTCCGCGGGCCGCGACCCGCGCGAGGTCCGCCGCGTCCTCAACGTCACCGGCCGCTTCGCCCCCGACGCCGCCGGCTTCCTCGACGGCCCGCCGGAGCGCTGGGTCGCCGACCTCCTCCCGCTCGTCCTCGACGACGGCGTGGGCACCGTCGTCCTCGCGAGCGACGACCCCGCCACCCTCGAGCGCTTCGCCCGCGACGTCGCCCCCGCGCTGCGCGAGGCCGTCGCCGACGCGCGCGCCCGGCGCGGCACCCCGCCCGCCCCCACCCGCGGCGCCGCGGCGCTGGCCGCCCGCCGCCCGCGCATCGCCTACGACGACCTGCCCGCGGCGCTCGCGGACACCGCGGTCGAGCCCGGGGACGCGCAGTACGCCGCAGTGCGCTCCACCTACCTGCGGGGCGGGTCGCCCGGCCTCGTCCTGCGCCCCGGCACACCCGAGGAGGTCGCCGAGGCGCTCGCCTTCGCGCGCGCCCAGGACGTGCCGCTGTCCCTGCGCAGCGCGGGCCACGGCATCAGCGGCCGCTCGACCAACGACGGCGGCATCGTCCTGGACGTCTCCCGGCTCAACACCATCGAGGTGCTCGACGACGCGACCCGGCTCGTGCGGGTCGGCCCGGGTGCCCGCTGGGGCGAGGTGGCCGCCGCGCTGGCCCCGCGCGGCTGGGCGATCAGCTCGGGGGACTACGGCGGCGTCGGGGTCGGCGGGCTGGCGACCACCGGTGGCATCGGCTTCCTCGGGCGGGCCCACGGCCTGACCATCGACCACGTGCGGGCCGTGGAGCTCGTCCTGGCCGACGGCACCCACGTGCGTACGAGCGCCGAGGAGCACCCCGACCTCTTCTGGGCGGTCCGCGGTGCCGGCTTCAACTTCGGCGTCGCCACCGCCTTCGAGATGCAGGCCGCCGAGGTCGGGGACGTGGGCGTGGCCCAGCTCGTCTACGACGCGAGCGACACCGCCGACCTCCTCACCCGCTGGGGCGCGGCCGTCGAGGCGGCCCCGCGCGAGCTCACCAGCTTCCTCATGATGGGCGCGCCGCGGGGCGGGCAGCTCCTCGCGCAGACGACCACCGTCGTCGACTCCGCGGACCCCGCGACGATCATCGCGATGCTCCAGCCGTTCGCGCAGGTCGGGCCGCTCGTCAGCCAGTCGGTCCAGGTCGTGCCCTACTCCGCCCTCGTCGCCACGCCGGACACCCACCCGACGAGCGAGGGGGAGCCGGTGAGCCGCACCGGGCTCGCCGAGCACCTCACCCCGCAGCTCGCGGCGGACGCCGAGCGGCTCGTGCGCTCGGGGAGCACCTTCTTCTTCCAGATCCGCTCGATGGGTGGGGCGGGCTCCGACGTCCCCCCGGAGGCCACCGCGTTCGCGCACCGCTCGGCGAACTTCTCCCTCACCGCCTTCGGCGGGGGCCGGCAGCGGCTGGACGGCGCGTGGGACGCGATGGCCCACCACTTCTCCGGCAGCTACCCGAGCTTCTCCAGCGACCCGCGGCCCGAGCGGCTGACCGAGGCCTACCCGCCGGCCACCCTCGCCCGGCTGCGCGAGCTCAAGCGTCGCTACGACCCGGCCAACGTCTTCCGGGACAACACGAACATCGCTCCGTGA
- a CDS encoding SbtR family transcriptional regulator produces the protein MRADAARRRAAILREARHLFATSGGDVPLETVAAAAGVGIATLYRNFESRAALADEVVLATFADMAAAATDALEDAARDPDAAWTRFVGRLVDLELGAVTAALAEHADGELTSDVRDAQDRTLAAVGEVLAGARSAGVVRAELTPLELVIAVGMITRPQPAVVHQEVPDLVPHLVAVLLAGLRAGGAAG, from the coding sequence GTGCGCGCCGACGCTGCCCGCCGACGTGCCGCGATCCTGCGCGAGGCGCGGCATCTCTTCGCAACCTCGGGCGGCGACGTCCCCCTCGAGACCGTCGCCGCGGCCGCAGGTGTGGGCATCGCCACCCTCTACCGGAACTTCGAGTCCCGTGCCGCGCTCGCCGACGAGGTCGTCCTCGCGACCTTCGCCGACATGGCCGCGGCGGCGACGGACGCCCTCGAGGACGCTGCCCGTGACCCCGACGCCGCATGGACCCGCTTCGTCGGCCGCCTCGTCGACCTCGAGCTCGGCGCCGTCACCGCGGCGCTCGCCGAGCACGCCGACGGCGAGCTCACCTCCGACGTCCGCGACGCGCAGGACCGCACCCTGGCGGCTGTCGGCGAGGTGCTCGCCGGCGCCCGGTCCGCCGGCGTCGTCCGCGCCGAGCTCACCCCCCTCGAGCTCGTCATTGCCGTCGGCATGATCACCCGGCCGCAGCCCGCGGTGGTGCACCAGGAGGTCCCCGACCTCGTGCCGCACCTCGTGGCCGTCCTCCTCGCCGGCTTGCGCGCCGGAGGCGCCGCCGGGTGA
- a CDS encoding LapA family protein, with translation MTNEEPGRRGTVAPSTWVGLALAVLAIVFVLQNQGRVTIQLLWMRVGAPMWLVLLILFLVGWAVGALVRRRRRR, from the coding sequence ATGACGAACGAGGAGCCCGGGCGCCGCGGCACGGTCGCGCCCTCGACGTGGGTGGGGCTGGCTCTGGCGGTCCTCGCGATCGTGTTCGTGCTGCAGAACCAGGGGCGGGTGACGATCCAGCTCCTGTGGATGAGGGTGGGCGCGCCGATGTGGCTCGTCCTGCTCATCCTCTTCCTCGTCGGGTGGGCGGTGGGCGCTCTCGTGCGTCGACGACGCAGGCGCTGA
- a CDS encoding rRNA adenine N-6-methyltransferase family protein, with product MSGAQRRSRWSYYRLSPDWARTLVAEAGVRAGDTVVDLGAGAGALTGPLVDAGARVIAIERHPARAQALRRRFGERAVVVEGDIRDLHLPPRPFRVVANPPFHLARTVVARLLGARLLVGADLVLRRDTAANLAGRTAGRRYVVELGRSVPRAAFRPAPSVDAAVLRIRRR from the coding sequence GTGTCCGGGGCGCAGCGGCGCTCCCGGTGGAGCTACTACCGGCTCAGCCCTGACTGGGCGCGCACCCTCGTCGCCGAGGCCGGCGTGCGGGCCGGGGACACTGTCGTGGACCTCGGCGCGGGCGCCGGGGCATTGACCGGTCCACTGGTGGACGCCGGCGCCCGGGTCATCGCGATCGAGAGGCACCCGGCGCGGGCGCAGGCGCTGCGCCGCCGCTTCGGTGAGCGGGCCGTCGTCGTCGAGGGGGACATCCGCGACCTGCACCTGCCGCCGCGGCCCTTCCGGGTCGTCGCCAACCCGCCCTTCCACCTCGCGCGGACGGTGGTCGCGCGGCTGCTCGGTGCCCGGCTGCTCGTCGGGGCCGACCTCGTGCTGCGTCGGGACACCGCCGCGAACCTCGCGGGCCGGACGGCGGGCCGCCGCTACGTCGTCGAGCTCGGGCGATCCGTGCCGCGCGCGGCGTTCCGCCCGGCGCCGAGCGTCGACGCGGCCGTCCTGCGGATCCGGCGCCGCTGA
- a CDS encoding type II toxin-antitoxin system VapC family toxin, which translates to MRYVVGADIAVDLARRGARPGIRVHLLAPTLIRSELLSSLYRLVHDGTLTRADADRYLDHIHALRIRLLGDRVLQRNAWQVAEQLSWPDTLTAEYVALTRLQADAFVTLDAALAQAAARLVRVATVEELLEP; encoded by the coding sequence ATGCGCTACGTGGTGGGGGCCGACATCGCGGTCGACCTTGCCCGGCGCGGCGCGCGGCCCGGCATCCGCGTCCACCTGCTCGCTCCGACGCTGATCCGCTCGGAGCTGCTCTCCTCGCTCTACCGGCTCGTCCACGACGGCACGCTCACCCGCGCGGATGCCGACCGGTACCTCGACCACATCCACGCGCTGCGGATCCGGCTCCTGGGTGATCGCGTGCTGCAGCGCAACGCGTGGCAGGTGGCCGAGCAGCTGTCCTGGCCGGACACCCTGACGGCGGAGTACGTCGCCCTCACCCGGCTCCAGGCGGACGCCTTCGTCACGCTCGACGCCGCGCTCGCCCAGGCTGCCGCCCGGCTCGTGCGCGTCGCGACGGTGGAGGAGCTCCTCGAGCCCTAG
- a CDS encoding MFS transporter, which translates to MSGSVLRVPGMALLLAMTGLGFSGYAALLPVAPLWAVHGGAGSVGSGLVNGVLMLLTVLTQLVVPGALRRLGWGPVLVTGMLLLGLPSALLGLSDALGPVLAVSALRGLGFGIVTVTGSALVAELVDPARRGRAIGAYGLAITGPQVLFLSAGPWIVDRFGFGVVFALGVLPALGTFPALALARMHDHVPAPPERAPYGRLLRPMVLLLAVTLAGGALITFMAQMSSSALLSTLALLLLTVSAALARWRVGALADRSGPDTYIWPLVVLTAVGMALVAWAVRDPAATDAVALLLGATVVGVSYGGLQNLTLVVAFESVRRPHYGSASAVWNIGFDAGTGLGSVLVGALATGASFSGAVLAGGLLSLLTLPLALRARRRP; encoded by the coding sequence ATGAGCGGCTCGGTGCTGCGCGTGCCCGGTATGGCACTGCTGCTGGCCATGACCGGCCTGGGGTTCTCCGGGTACGCCGCCCTGCTGCCGGTCGCCCCGCTGTGGGCCGTCCACGGCGGGGCGGGTTCGGTCGGGTCCGGGCTGGTCAACGGCGTCCTCATGCTCCTCACCGTGCTCACCCAGCTCGTCGTTCCCGGCGCGCTGCGTCGCCTGGGCTGGGGTCCCGTCCTCGTCACCGGGATGCTGCTGCTCGGGCTGCCGTCGGCGCTGCTCGGGCTGAGCGACGCGCTCGGCCCGGTGCTCGCCGTCTCCGCCCTGCGCGGCCTCGGGTTCGGCATCGTCACGGTGACCGGCAGCGCCCTCGTGGCCGAGCTCGTCGACCCGGCCCGGCGAGGACGGGCGATCGGCGCCTACGGCCTGGCGATCACGGGGCCGCAGGTGCTCTTCCTCTCGGCGGGACCGTGGATCGTCGACAGGTTCGGCTTCGGCGTCGTCTTCGCTCTCGGGGTGCTGCCCGCGCTCGGGACGTTCCCCGCGCTCGCCCTCGCCCGGATGCACGACCACGTGCCCGCGCCGCCCGAGCGCGCTCCCTACGGCCGCCTGCTGCGACCGATGGTGCTGCTGCTCGCCGTCACCCTCGCCGGCGGGGCGCTCATCACCTTCATGGCCCAGATGAGCAGCAGCGCGCTGCTCAGCACGCTCGCCCTGCTGCTCCTCACCGTGAGCGCTGCGCTCGCCCGCTGGCGCGTCGGGGCGCTCGCCGACCGGTCCGGCCCCGACACCTACATCTGGCCGCTCGTCGTCCTCACCGCCGTCGGCATGGCGCTCGTCGCGTGGGCGGTGCGCGACCCGGCGGCGACGGACGCCGTCGCCCTCCTCCTCGGCGCGACGGTCGTCGGCGTCAGCTACGGCGGGCTGCAGAACCTCACGCTCGTCGTCGCCTTCGAGTCGGTGCGCCGTCCGCACTACGGATCGGCAAGCGCCGTGTGGAACATCGGGTTCGACGCCGGCACGGGTCTCGGCTCGGTGCTCGTCGGGGCGCTCGCAACCGGGGCGTCCTTCTCCGGCGCCGTCCTCGCCGGCGGCCTGCTCTCCCTGCTCACCCTGCCCCTCGCCCTGCGCGCCCGCCGCCGTCCCTGA